One part of the Streptomyces ferrugineus genome encodes these proteins:
- a CDS encoding LysR family transcriptional regulator: MTLDDLRVFVAVCRAGSLSSVARELGCTQSAVSQHVKRLERETGVALLERQPRGVVPTQAGRVLEAAAAEGMSGLDLALRQLRDLVDGDSGYVRVATGATTVRHFMSEAVVAYRRRHPRVNLEFRTVSSGRGSFDALADGTLDLAWITLGPPVRGIEQRPVVGLPWVLAVRCDDPLAGRPYVDAGADMGDVRLIRLPPNSASAAHLDAACAELGVRFAHDTSVADWDTALLLAELGVGRAVVPALPGLSVPGDGDLRLIPVPALRPLPVGWAVRRWEALGPPARAFADLVESYRRAPGTGR; encoded by the coding sequence ATGACTCTCGACGACCTGCGGGTGTTCGTGGCCGTGTGCCGGGCCGGAAGTCTCAGCTCGGTGGCGCGGGAGCTGGGGTGTACGCAGTCGGCCGTGAGCCAGCATGTGAAGCGGCTGGAGCGGGAGACCGGGGTCGCGCTGCTGGAACGGCAGCCTCGCGGGGTGGTGCCGACACAGGCGGGGCGGGTGCTGGAGGCGGCGGCCGCCGAGGGGATGTCCGGGCTGGATCTGGCGCTGCGGCAGCTGCGGGATCTCGTCGACGGCGACAGCGGGTACGTGCGGGTGGCGACGGGCGCGACGACCGTACGGCACTTCATGTCGGAGGCGGTCGTCGCGTACCGGCGGCGCCACCCCCGGGTCAACCTGGAGTTCCGTACGGTGAGTTCGGGCCGCGGCAGCTTCGACGCGCTGGCCGACGGCACGCTCGACCTGGCCTGGATCACCCTCGGCCCACCGGTGCGCGGCATCGAGCAGCGGCCGGTGGTGGGGCTGCCGTGGGTGCTGGCGGTGCGGTGCGACGATCCGCTGGCCGGGCGGCCGTACGTCGATGCCGGTGCCGACATGGGTGACGTACGGCTGATCCGGCTGCCGCCGAACTCCGCCTCGGCGGCCCATCTGGACGCCGCCTGCGCCGAGTTGGGCGTCCGGTTCGCGCACGACACCAGCGTCGCCGACTGGGACACGGCGCTGCTGCTGGCCGAGCTGGGGGTCGGCCGGGCCGTGGTGCCCGCGCTGCCCGGACTGTCCGTCCCGGGCGACGGCGACCTGCGTCTGATCCCCGTCCCCGCGCTGCGGCCGCTGCCGGTCGGCTGGGCCGTGCGCCGCTGGGAGGCGCTCGGCCCGCCCGCCCGGGCGTTCGCGGACCTGGTGGAGAGCTACCGCCGGGCCCCCGGAACCGGCCGCTGA
- a CDS encoding sugar ABC transporter substrate-binding protein, with product MRRLGIALAASASAMSLTACGVIDGIGGGESSASPEKGDDITVGLLLPDKDTARFEKFDYPLIKKEVGTLTKNKGKVVYANAEASPKKQSRQFQQMIDDEVDVILVDALDSKAIAPDVRKAKDAGIPVIAYDRLAEGPIDAYVSHDNELVGEVQGRAIVEELGSKAATGKVVMMNGDPADPNTARFKKGALEELEGEVNIVKRYDTEKWSPAVAKANMEKAIASVGVGDVAAVYSANDGMAGAVIDALKEAGAGRIPPVTGQDANLEAVQRIVSGEQFMTVYKSFLLEATNAAKMAVYKVQGRNIEFDALTQDSVDSPTQDDIPAQLVSVVALTKKNIKDTVIQDGVYTVDQICTSEYAADCAEIGLK from the coding sequence ATGCGCCGTCTCGGCATAGCCCTCGCCGCCTCCGCCTCCGCGATGTCGCTCACCGCGTGCGGCGTCATCGACGGCATCGGAGGCGGTGAGAGCTCGGCGTCGCCGGAGAAGGGGGACGACATCACGGTGGGCCTGCTGCTGCCCGACAAGGACACCGCCCGCTTCGAGAAGTTCGACTACCCGCTCATCAAGAAGGAGGTCGGCACCCTCACCAAGAACAAGGGCAAGGTCGTCTACGCCAACGCCGAGGCGAGCCCCAAGAAGCAGAGCCGGCAGTTCCAGCAGATGATCGACGACGAGGTGGACGTCATCCTGGTGGACGCGCTGGACTCCAAGGCCATCGCGCCGGACGTGCGGAAGGCCAAGGACGCGGGCATCCCGGTCATCGCCTACGACCGCCTCGCCGAGGGGCCCATCGACGCGTACGTCTCCCACGACAACGAGCTCGTCGGCGAGGTCCAGGGCCGCGCCATCGTCGAGGAACTCGGCTCGAAGGCCGCGACCGGCAAGGTCGTCATGATGAACGGCGACCCCGCCGACCCGAACACGGCGCGGTTCAAGAAGGGCGCCCTCGAGGAGCTCGAGGGCGAGGTGAACATCGTCAAGAGGTACGACACCGAGAAGTGGTCGCCGGCGGTGGCCAAGGCCAACATGGAGAAGGCGATCGCCTCCGTCGGGGTCGGCGACGTCGCCGCCGTCTACTCCGCCAACGACGGCATGGCGGGCGCCGTCATCGACGCGCTCAAGGAGGCCGGTGCGGGCAGGATCCCGCCGGTGACCGGGCAGGACGCGAACCTGGAGGCGGTGCAGCGGATCGTCTCGGGCGAGCAGTTCATGACCGTGTACAAGTCCTTCCTGCTGGAGGCGACCAACGCCGCGAAGATGGCCGTGTACAAGGTCCAGGGCCGCAACATCGAGTTCGACGCGCTCACCCAGGACTCGGTCGACAGCCCGACCCAGGACGACATCCCGGCCCAGCTGGTGTCGGTGGTCGCCCTGACGAAGAAGAACATCAAGGACACGGTGATCCAGGACGGCGTCTACACCGTCGACCAGATCTGCACCTCCGAGTACGCGGCGGACTGCGCGGAGATCGGCCTGAAGTAG
- a CDS encoding NAD-dependent epimerase/dehydratase family protein produces MRVFVAGGAGALGRRLVPQLVARGHQVTATTTSAAKLGLLERLGAEGVVMDGLDAMSVGEAVAQARPDAIVHEMTGLGSGKPNMRHPDRFFAPTNRLRIEGTDHLLAAAEATGVPHVVVQSFAQSYGPGAGLLTEEDPIDPGPVPVVRRLSAGVLHIQDVVPKAGGTVLRYGGFYGPGASDDVVDMVRKRKFPLVGEGTGWNSWIHLDDAASATVLAVEKQARGVFNIVDDEPAQVRDWLPYLAACAGAKRPMRVPRWLAKLLAGEFAVSLMTEGHGFSNARTKRELGWELRYPSWRQGFKEELI; encoded by the coding sequence ATGCGGGTGTTCGTGGCAGGTGGGGCCGGGGCCCTGGGGCGGCGGCTGGTGCCGCAGCTCGTGGCGCGGGGGCATCAGGTGACGGCTACGACGACGAGCGCGGCCAAGCTGGGGCTGCTGGAGCGGCTGGGCGCCGAGGGTGTCGTGATGGACGGGCTGGACGCGATGTCGGTCGGCGAGGCGGTGGCCCAGGCCCGGCCGGACGCGATCGTGCACGAGATGACCGGGCTCGGCAGCGGCAAGCCCAACATGCGGCACCCCGACCGGTTCTTCGCCCCCACCAACCGGCTGCGTATCGAGGGCACGGACCACTTGCTGGCCGCCGCCGAGGCGACCGGCGTACCCCACGTCGTGGTGCAGAGCTTCGCGCAGAGCTACGGGCCCGGCGCGGGGCTGCTGACCGAGGAGGACCCGATCGACCCGGGCCCGGTGCCGGTGGTGCGCAGGCTCTCGGCGGGCGTCCTGCACATCCAGGACGTGGTGCCCAAGGCAGGCGGCACGGTCCTGCGATACGGCGGGTTCTACGGCCCCGGCGCCAGCGACGACGTGGTCGACATGGTGCGCAAGCGGAAGTTCCCGCTCGTCGGGGAGGGCACCGGCTGGAACTCGTGGATCCACCTCGACGACGCGGCGAGCGCCACCGTCCTGGCCGTGGAGAAGCAGGCGCGGGGCGTGTTCAACATCGTCGACGACGAGCCGGCCCAGGTCCGCGACTGGCTGCCGTATCTGGCCGCGTGTGCCGGGGCGAAGCGGCCGATGCGGGTTCCCCGGTGGCTGGCCAAGCTGCTGGCCGGGGAGTTCGCGGTGTCCCTGATGACGGAGGGCCACGGCTTCTCCAACGCCAGGACCAAGCGGGAGCTCGGCTGGGAGCTGCGGTACCCCTCGTGGCGGCAGGGGTTCAAGGAGGAGCTGATCTGA
- a CDS encoding AMP-dependent synthetase/ligase, with amino-acid sequence MSTPLPSFAPSAAYGDAPGPNLVQPETRRLDGAVREAYVPPFAPPVTHGSLADLPFDNAAAAPDAVVLSRRGEDGQWTDVTAAQFAEQVQAVAKGLIAEGLTPGDRIAVMARTVYEWTLLDFAAWAAGLVTVPVYPTSSVFQTRWILQDSGAVALVTETAAQAAALGPELDRVPDLRHMWVMDKGHVERLGELGAQQPDGEVGVRRGMLVPDTLATLIYTSGTTGRPKGCALTHGNFFAEVDNAIELLYPIFKARTSEEASVLLFLPMSHVFGRMVAVACVRARVRLGHAPSLKAQDLLPDLAAFRPTCLLTIPYMLEKVFNSARAKAETGGRVSSFDRAASVAERYGEALEAKAGGTGSGPSTALKTARAFYDPLVYRRIRNAMGGRVKYAICGGSPLGRRLAAFYTGAGIEIYEGYGLTETTGAATVTPPLKPRLGTVGWPLPGTRVRIASDGEILIAGDQVLRGYWDPAAGGVVPAAADGWLPTGDIGALDDEGYLTITGRKKELLITAGGKSVAPAPLENWLRSHPLISQCIVLGDRRPYVSALITLDMDGVTHWRRMNGKHSVPAELLVTDDELRAILQRAVDEANKLVSRPESIRRFAILPADFTEMDGHLTPSMKLRREAIMRDFATEVEGLYER; translated from the coding sequence GTGTCCACCCCGCTTCCGTCCTTCGCCCCCTCGGCCGCCTACGGCGACGCCCCCGGACCGAACCTGGTCCAGCCCGAGACGCGGCGGCTCGACGGTGCCGTACGGGAGGCGTACGTACCGCCGTTCGCGCCGCCGGTGACCCATGGGTCGCTCGCGGACCTGCCCTTCGACAACGCGGCGGCGGCCCCCGACGCCGTGGTCCTCAGCCGCAGGGGCGAGGACGGGCAATGGACGGACGTGACGGCGGCTCAGTTCGCCGAGCAGGTGCAGGCGGTGGCGAAGGGGCTGATCGCGGAGGGGCTGACGCCCGGCGACCGGATCGCCGTCATGGCGCGCACCGTCTACGAGTGGACCCTCCTCGACTTCGCCGCCTGGGCGGCCGGCCTGGTGACGGTCCCCGTCTACCCCACCTCCTCCGTCTTCCAGACCCGCTGGATCCTCCAGGACTCCGGCGCGGTGGCCCTGGTCACCGAGACCGCCGCCCAGGCGGCCGCCCTCGGCCCCGAACTGGACCGGGTGCCCGACCTGCGCCACATGTGGGTGATGGACAAGGGCCACGTGGAGCGGCTCGGGGAACTGGGCGCACAGCAGCCGGACGGGGAGGTGGGCGTACGGCGCGGCATGCTGGTGCCGGACACGCTGGCGACGCTGATCTACACCTCGGGCACGACGGGCCGCCCCAAGGGCTGCGCGCTGACCCACGGCAACTTCTTCGCCGAGGTGGACAACGCCATCGAACTGCTCTACCCGATCTTCAAGGCGAGGACCAGCGAAGAGGCGTCGGTGCTGCTCTTCCTGCCCATGTCGCACGTCTTCGGCCGCATGGTGGCGGTGGCCTGCGTGCGGGCCAGGGTGCGCCTGGGCCATGCGCCGAGCCTGAAGGCTCAGGATCTGCTGCCGGACCTCGCGGCCTTCCGCCCGACCTGTCTGCTGACCATCCCCTACATGCTGGAGAAGGTCTTCAACAGTGCCCGCGCCAAGGCCGAGACGGGCGGCCGCGTCTCGTCCTTCGACCGTGCGGCGTCGGTCGCCGAGCGCTACGGCGAGGCACTGGAGGCCAAGGCGGGCGGCACGGGGTCGGGTCCGAGCACGGCCCTGAAGACGGCCCGCGCCTTCTACGACCCCCTGGTCTACCGCCGTATCCGCAACGCGATGGGCGGCCGTGTGAAGTACGCGATCTGCGGCGGCTCACCCCTCGGCCGGCGCCTGGCCGCCTTCTACACCGGGGCGGGCATCGAGATCTACGAGGGCTACGGACTGACCGAGACCACGGGCGCGGCCACGGTGACACCGCCGCTCAAGCCCCGCCTCGGCACGGTCGGCTGGCCGCTGCCCGGCACCCGGGTCCGCATCGCCTCCGACGGCGAGATCCTCATCGCCGGCGACCAGGTGCTGCGCGGCTACTGGGACCCGGCCGCGGGCGGCGTCGTCCCGGCGGCGGCGGACGGCTGGCTGCCGACGGGGGACATCGGTGCCCTGGACGACGAGGGCTATCTGACGATCACCGGCCGCAAGAAGGAACTGCTGATCACGGCGGGCGGCAAGAGCGTGGCCCCGGCGCCCCTGGAGAACTGGCTGCGCTCGCACCCCCTGATCTCCCAGTGCATCGTCCTGGGCGACCGGAGGCCGTATGTGTCCGCGTTGATCACCCTGGACATGGACGGCGTCACCCACTGGCGCCGGATGAACGGCAAGCACTCCGTGCCCGCCGAACTCCTCGTCACCGACGACGAGCTCAGGGCGATCCTGCAACGCGCGGTGGACGAGGCGAACAAGCTGGTGTCCAGACCGGAGTCGATCCGCCGCTTCGCGATCCTGCCGGCGGACTTCACCGAGATGGACGGCCATCTGACCCCGTCGATGAAGCTGCGCAGGGAGGCGATCATGCGGGACTTCGCGACGGAGGTGGAGGGGCTGTACGAGCGGTGA
- a CDS encoding acetyl-CoA C-acetyltransferase: protein MSSLLAPTVRRVAIIGGTRVPFARSDGPYATASNQDMLTAVLDGLVERYGLGDPGAVGEFVAGAVLKHSRDFNLARETVLGSKLDARTPAYDIQQACGTGLQAVIAAANKIALGQTESAIAGGADTTSDAPLGVNDELRRILLEARRAKSLGGRIRALARVRPSHLVPDIPRNAEPRTKLSMGEHAAVTARAFGITREAQDELAATSHQRLAAAYERGFFQDLVVPFRGLERDQNLRPGSTPEKLTALKPVFGVDRPAPTMTAGNSTPLTDGAAVVLLASEEWAERRGLEPLAYLTAYETAAVDFVRGDVADGEDGLLMAPAYAVPRMLARTGLALGDFDFVEIHEAFASQVLATLAAWEKRGLGPLDRARLNVTGSSLATGHPFAATGARIVATLAKSLAEKGGSGRGLISVCAAGGQGVTAVLERR from the coding sequence ATGAGCTCCCTGTTGGCGCCGACGGTGCGGCGCGTGGCGATCATCGGCGGCACCCGTGTTCCGTTCGCACGCTCCGACGGCCCGTACGCCACCGCGTCCAACCAGGACATGCTCACGGCCGTGCTCGACGGGCTGGTCGAGCGCTACGGGCTGGGCGATCCGGGCGCGGTCGGCGAGTTCGTCGCCGGGGCCGTGCTCAAGCACAGCCGCGACTTCAACCTCGCCCGCGAGACCGTCCTCGGCTCGAAGCTGGACGCGCGCACGCCCGCGTACGACATCCAGCAGGCCTGCGGGACCGGCCTCCAAGCCGTGATCGCCGCCGCCAACAAGATCGCGCTCGGCCAGACCGAGTCGGCGATCGCGGGCGGCGCGGACACGACGAGCGACGCGCCCCTCGGCGTCAACGACGAACTGCGCCGCATCCTGCTGGAGGCGCGGCGGGCCAAGTCGCTGGGCGGGCGGATCAGGGCGCTGGCGCGCGTCCGGCCCTCCCACCTCGTCCCCGACATCCCGCGCAACGCCGAGCCCCGCACCAAGCTGTCCATGGGCGAGCACGCCGCCGTGACCGCCCGCGCCTTCGGCATCACCCGCGAGGCGCAGGACGAACTGGCGGCCACCAGTCATCAGCGGCTGGCGGCGGCGTACGAGCGCGGGTTCTTCCAGGACCTGGTGGTGCCCTTCCGCGGCCTGGAGCGGGACCAGAACCTGCGCCCCGGCTCGACGCCGGAGAAACTCACCGCGCTGAAGCCGGTGTTCGGCGTCGACCGGCCCGCCCCCACCATGACGGCGGGCAATTCGACGCCGCTGACGGACGGCGCGGCGGTCGTGCTGCTGGCGAGCGAGGAGTGGGCCGAGCGCCGGGGCCTGGAACCGCTGGCGTATCTCACCGCCTACGAGACGGCGGCCGTGGACTTCGTCCGCGGCGATGTCGCGGACGGCGAGGACGGGCTGCTGATGGCACCGGCGTACGCTGTCCCGCGCATGCTGGCGCGCACCGGACTCGCCCTCGGCGACTTCGACTTCGTCGAGATCCACGAGGCCTTCGCCTCCCAGGTGCTGGCCACGCTGGCGGCGTGGGAGAAGCGGGGACTCGGCCCCCTGGACCGCGCCCGGCTGAACGTCACCGGCTCCTCGCTGGCGACCGGTCACCCGTTCGCGGCGACCGGTGCGCGGATCGTGGCGACGCTGGCCAAGTCGCTGGCGGAGAAGGGCGGTTCGGGACGCGGACTGATCTCCGTGTGTGCGGCGGGCGGGCAGGGTGTCACGGCGGTTCTGGAACGAAGGTAA
- a CDS encoding 3-oxoacyl-ACP reductase, protein MADRYLSFTGTAPGRFLTRRLGLPQPAALRRWSPEHPALKGDRLLLTAGKSDLDLSGAGLELTSSSDRPAAVLLDATGVRDVETLAEVHAALHPVLRSVADSGRVVVLGAPLDPADHHQAAVQQALEGFTRSLGKEIGRGRTVNLVRLADARAAGSTLRFLLSPKSAYVSGQVVEVGPADGMDGTDGTDGAFPAANATDRPLTGRTALVTGAARGIGEAVAETLARDGARVVVLDVPQAEQDARRVADRLGGTALALDITVPDAGTRIAEALPDGLDVLVHNAGITRDRRLVNMPAEHWSSVLDVNLASVLRTTDALLASGTLRRGGRIVATASIAGLAGNAGQTNYGASKAGVVGLVRSLAPRALAEHGVTVNAVAPGFIETKMTAAIPLFIREAGRRMNSLAQGGLPVDVAETTAWLADLGSGAVNGQVVRVCGQSLLGA, encoded by the coding sequence ATGGCCGACCGCTATCTGAGCTTCACCGGCACGGCCCCCGGCCGCTTCCTCACCCGCCGCCTCGGACTGCCGCAGCCGGCGGCCCTCAGACGCTGGTCGCCGGAGCACCCCGCGCTGAAGGGCGACCGGCTCCTCCTGACCGCCGGCAAGTCGGACCTCGACCTGTCCGGCGCGGGGCTGGAGCTGACGTCCTCCTCCGACAGGCCGGCCGCCGTCCTCCTGGACGCCACCGGGGTCCGGGACGTCGAGACGCTCGCCGAGGTGCACGCCGCCCTCCACCCGGTCCTGCGATCGGTCGCGGACAGCGGCCGGGTCGTCGTCCTGGGCGCGCCCCTCGATCCCGCCGACCACCACCAGGCGGCCGTCCAGCAGGCCCTGGAGGGCTTCACCCGCTCGCTGGGCAAGGAGATCGGGCGCGGCCGTACGGTCAATCTCGTACGGCTCGCCGACGCGCGTGCCGCCGGGTCGACCCTGCGCTTCCTCCTCTCCCCCAAGTCGGCCTACGTCAGCGGCCAGGTCGTCGAGGTCGGCCCGGCGGACGGCATGGACGGCACGGATGGCACGGATGGCGCTTTCCCCGCGGCCAACGCCACCGACCGCCCGCTGACCGGTCGCACCGCCCTGGTCACCGGCGCCGCGCGCGGCATCGGTGAGGCGGTCGCCGAGACGCTGGCCAGGGACGGCGCCCGGGTCGTCGTACTCGATGTGCCGCAGGCCGAGCAGGACGCCCGGCGGGTCGCCGACCGGCTCGGCGGCACCGCCCTCGCGCTCGACATCACCGTCCCCGACGCGGGCACGCGCATCGCAGAGGCGCTGCCGGACGGGCTGGACGTGCTGGTGCACAACGCCGGCATCACGCGTGACCGTCGGCTGGTGAACATGCCCGCCGAGCACTGGAGCTCGGTGCTCGACGTCAATCTCGCGAGCGTGCTGCGCACGACGGACGCGCTGCTGGCGAGCGGGACCCTGCGGCGGGGCGGCCGGATCGTGGCGACGGCGTCGATCGCGGGGCTGGCGGGGAACGCCGGGCAGACCAACTACGGCGCGAGCAAGGCGGGCGTCGTCGGCCTGGTCCGCTCCCTCGCGCCGCGTGCGCTTGCCGAGCACGGGGTGACGGTCAACGCGGTCGCGCCCGGCTTCATCGAGACGAAGATGACCGCCGCGATCCCGCTGTTCATCCGGGAGGCGGGGCGCCGGATGAACTCGCTCGCGCAGGGCGGACTGCCGGTCGACGTCGCCGAGACGACCGCATGGCTGGCGGACCTGGGCTCCGGGGCCGTCAACGGACAGGTCGTACGCGTATGCGGCCAGAGCCTGTTGGGGGCCTGA
- a CDS encoding MaoC/PaaZ C-terminal domain-containing protein, translated as MDLVLTSTPSLPPLLTQGALLSPFKRPGPDAEFPRTRLVLPGLRVDLARLASYERVCGFPTGEDALPVTYPHVLGFPLTMRLMSGRDFPLPLLGLVHTSITITQYRALAATGEYELSVRVDGLAPHRRGTEAAVLTAIRAGDEVVWESRSTYLARHRTSPHQGPEPTREATEPAKEAREPVPAVAEWRIAGDVGRRYGAASGDRNPIHLHPLTARLFGFPRAIAHGMWTVARCLAAHGVPERVRVDAEFRAPVLLPGTVTYAAEGGRFELRGGGRVHLAGEVWPLAS; from the coding sequence ATGGATCTCGTGCTCACCAGTACTCCTTCCCTTCCGCCGCTGCTCACCCAGGGCGCCCTGCTGTCACCCTTCAAACGACCCGGCCCCGACGCGGAGTTCCCGCGCACCCGCCTCGTGCTGCCGGGACTTCGGGTCGACCTCGCCCGGCTGGCCTCGTACGAGAGGGTGTGCGGCTTTCCCACCGGGGAGGACGCGCTGCCGGTGACCTATCCGCACGTGCTCGGCTTCCCGCTGACGATGCGGCTGATGAGCGGCCGGGACTTCCCGCTGCCGCTGCTCGGGCTCGTCCACACGTCGATCACGATCACCCAGTACCGGGCTCTCGCGGCCACCGGGGAGTACGAACTCTCCGTGCGCGTCGACGGGCTGGCGCCGCACCGGCGCGGCACGGAGGCCGCCGTGCTCACCGCGATCCGGGCGGGCGACGAGGTGGTGTGGGAGTCGCGGAGCACCTATCTGGCCCGGCATCGCACCTCGCCGCACCAGGGTCCCGAGCCGACGAGGGAGGCTACCGAGCCGGCGAAGGAGGCGCGCGAGCCGGTGCCCGCCGTCGCCGAGTGGCGCATCGCCGGTGACGTCGGCCGTCGCTACGGCGCCGCCTCGGGTGACCGCAACCCCATCCATCTGCACCCCCTCACCGCCCGCCTGTTCGGCTTCCCGCGCGCCATCGCGCACGGCATGTGGACGGTGGCCCGCTGCCTCGCCGCGCACGGGGTGCCCGAACGGGTCCGGGTGGATGCCGAGTTCCGGGCGCCGGTGCTGCTGCCGGGGACGGTGACGTACGCGGCGGAAGGCGGGCGGTTCGAACTACGGGGCGGCGGGCGCGTTCATCTGGCCGGGGAGGTCTGGCCGCTCGCCTCGTGA
- a CDS encoding TetR/AcrR family transcriptional regulator, whose translation MGAVKTKRMPRAVREQQMLDAAVRTFGQRGYMAASMDEIAELAGVSKPLVYLYLNSKEDLFTACIRREADALTAAVRAGVRRELPADRQLWEGLGAFFAHTSQNPDGWSVLHLQARTHGEPFASEVAAMRAEIVAFVTQLIVAAAREAHRDPDLPESEVAGLAEALVGAAESLADWANAASGVTARQAAATLMNFAWSGLGNLMDGKPWTAPDAAHEASGQTSPAR comes from the coding sequence ATGGGTGCCGTGAAGACCAAACGGATGCCGCGGGCCGTCCGTGAGCAGCAGATGCTGGACGCCGCCGTGCGGACGTTCGGGCAGCGCGGGTACATGGCCGCGTCGATGGACGAGATCGCCGAACTCGCGGGCGTGTCCAAGCCGTTGGTGTACCTGTATCTGAACTCGAAGGAAGATCTGTTCACCGCCTGTATCCGCCGCGAGGCCGACGCGCTCACCGCGGCGGTGCGGGCCGGAGTCCGGCGCGAGCTGCCGGCCGACCGCCAACTCTGGGAAGGCCTCGGCGCGTTCTTCGCGCACACCTCCCAGAACCCGGACGGCTGGTCCGTCCTGCACCTCCAGGCCCGCACCCACGGCGAGCCGTTCGCCTCCGAGGTCGCCGCGATGCGGGCGGAGATCGTGGCGTTCGTGACCCAGCTGATCGTCGCGGCCGCCCGGGAGGCGCACCGCGACCCCGACCTCCCCGAGAGCGAGGTCGCCGGTCTCGCCGAGGCCCTCGTGGGCGCCGCCGAGTCGCTCGCGGACTGGGCCAACGCCGCGTCGGGCGTGACGGCGCGACAGGCGGCGGCCACCTTGATGAACTTCGCCTGGTCCGGGCTGGGCAACCTGATGGACGGCAAGCCCTGGACCGCGCCGGACGCCGCTCACGAGGCGAGCGGCCAGACCTCCCCGGCCAGATGA
- a CDS encoding SPFH domain-containing protein — MSSARTNRRSVISEAVAPWSDIARLLRGGEADTLIPVIIPRHRRRLWWMLPLWLGVYALLMGVMLSVGEAESDSTAGDLAYGALATVSYAGGVVLLLIGALWWWRSSIVEIEQGTNGVLTRYGAVTRTLDAGRHYLWHPWSRVDFVVDTATEIPYSAPVMACPTQENVPLRSIEFFLKFRITDAVLFVRTIGAGNFDLVLSSAVQDAIRQRARKMRTERAYDLRGSDVADMQELLNRQLSVYGVRITGSNIPDVQLPTQYQQHLATRERVAKERTAYDQEWGLIRKRRIDQLGMDIERAKKVRDARIVEVKAALNRAREEVAQLLEQQETNAQRVRFEIETRGRSGLIAAENEARAQRALAKAYRDNRAVLQYELARRRLEVGAKLAGKAPQPVVVRTDGTSADTSALSTLLTAQLLPRMTALPAGDGQPWGDRTERLARLVDDMSGDE; from the coding sequence GTGAGCAGCGCCCGTACCAACCGCAGGTCGGTCATCTCCGAGGCCGTCGCCCCCTGGAGCGACATCGCGCGCCTGCTGCGCGGCGGCGAGGCCGACACCCTGATCCCGGTCATCATCCCGCGCCACCGGCGCCGCCTGTGGTGGATGCTGCCGCTGTGGCTCGGCGTCTACGCCCTGCTCATGGGCGTGATGCTGTCCGTGGGCGAGGCGGAGTCCGACTCGACCGCCGGGGACCTCGCCTACGGCGCCCTGGCCACCGTCTCCTACGCCGGCGGCGTGGTGCTGCTGCTGATCGGCGCGCTGTGGTGGTGGCGCTCCTCGATCGTCGAGATCGAGCAGGGCACCAACGGCGTGCTGACCCGCTACGGCGCCGTCACCCGCACCCTGGACGCCGGCCGCCACTACCTGTGGCACCCGTGGTCCCGGGTGGACTTCGTCGTCGACACGGCCACCGAGATCCCGTACTCGGCACCGGTGATGGCCTGCCCGACGCAGGAGAACGTGCCGCTGCGCTCGATCGAGTTCTTCCTGAAGTTCCGCATCACCGACGCCGTGCTGTTCGTCCGCACCATCGGCGCGGGCAACTTCGACCTGGTGCTCTCCAGCGCCGTACAGGACGCGATCCGTCAGCGCGCCCGCAAGATGCGCACCGAGCGCGCCTACGACCTGCGCGGCTCGGACGTGGCCGACATGCAGGAGCTGCTCAACCGCCAGCTCTCCGTCTACGGCGTGCGCATCACCGGCTCCAACATCCCGGACGTGCAGCTGCCGACGCAGTACCAGCAGCACCTGGCCACCCGGGAGCGGGTCGCCAAGGAGCGCACCGCCTACGATCAGGAGTGGGGCCTGATCCGCAAGCGCCGGATCGACCAGCTCGGCATGGACATCGAGCGGGCCAAGAAGGTGCGCGACGCCCGGATCGTCGAGGTCAAGGCCGCGCTGAACCGGGCCCGCGAAGAGGTCGCCCAGCTCCTGGAGCAGCAGGAGACCAACGCCCAGCGCGTGCGGTTCGAGATCGAGACGCGTGGCCGCAGCGGACTGATCGCCGCGGAGAACGAGGCCCGCGCCCAGCGCGCCCTCGCCAAGGCCTACCGCGACAACCGCGCCGTCCTGCAGTACGAACTGGCCCGGCGCCGCCTGGAGGTGGGCGCGAAGCTCGCCGGGAAGGCCCCGCAGCCGGTGGTCGTGCGCACCGACGGCACGAGCGCCGACACCTCGGCCCTGTCGACCCTCCTCACCGCGCAGTTGCTGCCCCGGATGACGGCCCTGCCGGCCGGGGACGGGCAGCCGTGGGGTGACCGGACGGAGCGGCTCGCGCGGCTCGTGGACGACATGAGCGGCGACGAGTAG